In the genome of Raphanus sativus cultivar WK10039 chromosome 4, ASM80110v3, whole genome shotgun sequence, one region contains:
- the LOC108852093 gene encoding polygalacturonase At1g48100 codes for MKIIKSSPLLAMLIGFIIIAAAISTISVEGRKHHVKRIKPKHRRHSKDTPIDSPAPAPYPSTHDGVFDILSFGAKGDGVSDDSKALVGAWKAACKVVGGKVEIPAGKEFMVKAVTLQGPCKEETVLQIEGTLLAPAKIGSWPKSSLFQWLNFKWVSHVTLQGSGTLDARGYNWWNLDNYQTQKRNKYIPPMKPTALRFYSSGNVTVRDISIVNSPLCHLKFDDSDGVKVNNITISSPENSPNTDGIHLQNTRNVEIQHSNIACGDDCVSIQTGSSNVHIHHISCGPGHGISIGSLGKDETVACVSDIIVEDISIQNTLAGVRIKTWQGGLGVVKNLTFSNIQVKDVQVPIVIDQYYCDKSKCKNQTGAVSISDVKYNNIVGSFTAQPVRIACSNNVPCMDVDLMDIRLRPSGGIRGLQTHQQQHALCWNSYGKTQGPLVPSSIGYCLKKSNIDGYYPKRFIASSQEKLCPLQNP; via the exons ATGAAGATAATAAAGAGTTCACCTCTTTTAGCTATGCTGATCGGCTTCATTATCATAGCAGCCGCAATCTCCACCATCTCCGTTGAGGGTCGTAAACATCACGTCAAGAGAATCAAACCCAAACACCGCCGTCATTCTAAAGATACCCCTATCGACTCTCCTGCACCCGCCCCTTATCCGTCCACCCATGATGGTGTTTTCGACATCCTCTCCTTCGGTGCCAAGGGAGATGGAGTTTCCGACGACTCAAAA GCATTGGTCGGAGCGTGGAAGGCGGCTTGTAAAGTGGTGGGAGGGAAGGTGGAGATTCCGGCAGGGAAAGAGTTTATGGTGAAGGCGGTGACGCTGCAAGGACCGTGCAAGGAGGAAACGGTGCTTCAGATAGAAGGAACCTTATTGGCTCCGGCTAAGATAGGCTCATGGCCTAAGTCAAGCTTGTTTCAATGGCTTAACTTCAAATGGGTCAGTCACGTCACCCTCCAAGGCTCAGGGACTCTTGATGCTCGTGGCTATAACTGGTGGAACTTAGACAATTATCAAACTCAA AAGAGAAATAAGTATATCCCACCAATGAAACCAACA GCGCTTAGGTTTTATTCAAGTGGTAACGTGACGGTCCGGGACATAAGCATCGTGAACAGCCCATTGTGTCACCTGAAGTTTGATGATTCCGATGGAGTCAAAGTCAACAACATAACGATCTCTTCGCCGGAGAATAGCCCTAACACCGACGGCATCCACCTCCAGAACACACGTAATGTCGAGATTCAACACTCCAACATCGCTTGTG GAGATGACTGTGTATCCATTCAAACTGGCTCCTCCAATGTACATATTCACCACATTAGTTGTGGCCCTGGCCATGGCATCAG CATAGGAAGTCTGGGAAAAGATGAAACTGTTGCATGTGTGTCTGATATCATTGTTGAGGATATCTCAATACAGAACACTCTTGCTGGTGTTCGAATCAAGACTTGGCAG GGAGGACTAGGGGTTGTCAAGAACCTAACATTCTCAAACATACAAGTAAAAGACGTGCAAGTACCGATAGTAATAGACCAATATTACTGCGATAAGTCCAAGTGTAAGAATCAGACGGGCGCAGTATCAATTTCGGACGTCAAATACAACAACATCGTTGGTAGTTTCACGGCACAACCGGTACGTATTGCGTGCAGCAACAACGTACCATGTATGGACGTCGATCTAATGGATATAAGGTTAAGACCTTCCGGAGGAATCAGAGGGTTACAAACTCATCAACAGCAACACGCTTTGTGTTGGAACTCATACGGCAAAACACAAGGGCCTTTGGTTCCTTCAAGCATTGGTTATTGCTTGAAGAAGAGTAATATTGATGGTTATTATCCCAAGAGATTTATAGCTTCTTCCCAAGAAAAGCTTTGCCCTTTACAAAACCCTTAA